In Pseudoalteromonas aliena SW19, the genomic window TTATGTTCATGGTTGCATACGGTATGGTGAACAATTCAGGTTATATCTGGACTATTGGTGATATTGGCGTTGGCTTAATGGCCTGGATCAACATATTGGGTATCTTAGCCATCTTCTTCGTTGCTAAGCCTGCTTTATTATGTTTGAGCGATTATGAAGAACAAAAGAAAAAAGGCGAAAAAATTATATTTGACCCAGTTAAATTAGGCATTAAAAATGCAACTTTTTGGGAAAAACGTTTAGAAAAGCAGTCAAAAGACGCTGAGTAACTAAACTCAGTGAGTAACGTGGAAAATTATCGTCCTTAAATGATTTATTGGTTTGAATTCAAAAAAGACAACGAGAAATAAAACACGTACAATAAAGGCGCCGAAAGGCGCTTTTTTTATGCGTAGTATGGAGAGAAGTATGGCGATTATTCGTTGCCCAAAATGTGCAAAATCAATTTCAGATAAACATAAGCAATGTCCGCATTGCGAAAGTAACATTGCAGAGCTAAACGACGAGCAAGTTCAACAACTTCAGCGCGAGCAGCGAATTAAAAAAAAGCAGATGTTTATAAATCACTCCTTTTTGGCGCTTATCTTGTTTTTAGGTGGTTTTTTCTGTTTATACTTTTTACAACCACAAGAAGAAACACTGCAGTGGTACGTTTACACCGCTGCAATTGGCGTAGGATGTATTTGGTATCTTATAAACCGTATTGTTTTAGTGACACTAAAAAAGAAAAAATGACATGAATATCGATAATCTTGTACAAAATATTACTCCCGAATTATTTGAACGCTTACAATACGGTGCCTCTACTGGTAAATGGCCAGATGGTACCGTTTTATCCGATGAGCAAAAGCAACAAACAGTGCAGTTGGTTATGTTGTACCAAGCAAAAGTGGCTCAATCAAATGAGCAATTTACGATTGGTGCTAATGGTGAAATGATCCAAAAGACAAAAGCTCAACTACAAAAAGAATTTAAATCAGACAACGAAATAGCTAGGTTTAGTGAACATGATCTTTAAGCACCTTTTTACACCAAAATGGAAACACCCTAAGCAACAAGTACGTCTTGATGCTATCGAAAAACTCGACATTGAACGTGATGCAACCATATTAAACACGTTAGCACTTGAAGATAGCTCCGCTGAAATACGCCGTAAAGCGCTTCAAAAAGTAAATGACTTACCACTTTGGTGGAAAGCGTATAAACAAGATCAAGCATTAAAAGATATAGCAGAACTTCAAATATCTAATGCTGTTTTAAATAGTGAAAGTACACTAGCACCACAAATTAAAAACGAATATATAGAGCGTTTTGCGCCCGTTAAAACACTCGAAAAGTTAGCATTTGCAGAAAAAGAACTGTTAGTACGTGTTAAATTACTGAAGCGTTTAGCAAATCCAAAACTAGTCGAAAAAGCCTTTAAAGAAGGTAGCGAAGAGCTACAAACTCAATTAGTTGAGCTTGTTATTACACATCAATTAATTAAGCAATTAGTAAAGCATGCAAAGGGCGGTGCAAAAGCAGCACTTAACACGCATATTGAAAATGAGCGTTTAGCAATTGAAATGCCACTTCAGGTTGAAAGTGCTACCCGTGTTATTTTAGCTAAGCTAAATGCCTTGCGTGAAAAAACAGACTTTGCTCTTGTTAATCCACAAGCGAGCGATTTAATAGCTCAGTGGCAAGCACTTGAGCTTAAATGGTTAAGTGATGAACGTGTTAAGCTTCTAGATGAAAAATATACTTCCATCACCACTAAGTTAGATGCACACATTGAACAGCTCAAAGCGTTACACGACAAAGAGCAGCAGCAATTAGCACTGCAACAGCGACAGCTGCTTGCCCTTGCAACGCTCGAAGCTTTAAGCGACGAAATAGAAAACGCGTTACAGCTTGGGCTCGAAACACCAGAGCAAATTCAACAAGATTGGCTTGATGCAAAAGTAGCGCAAGCTAAGCAAGCTATTAGCGAAACAGAACTAGCTAACAATACGCAATCAAAACTGGCTGTAAGCAAGTTAGAAAAACTATTTACTCAAGTAACTAAATTACCTGAACTAACAACGGCTATAAAAGAATACAAACTCGCTTTTGCAGCATTATGCGAAATAAAACCTGCTGAAGGTTTAGCGCAATATGATGAAACCTTAACTGCGTTTAATAGAGGCTTTAAAGCAGCGCGTAATCACTTGAATATTTTAGATGGTGCATTGCAAAGTACATTTAAAACTCAGTTAAGTGCGCATAAAAAGCAATTTTTAGCGCCAATGAATGAGTTAATCAAGCCACTTGAGAAAAACCAAAGCCAAGCAAAACGCAAAGTGCGTGATGTTAAACGACTAATTGAAGAAGGCCGATTTAATGTTGCTTTTGGTGTGTTTAAAGGGTTTGAAGAATTATTTAATACCCTAACCGAGCAATATCAACAGCCGCTTGTAAATATAAAAGCAGATCTTGAAGCACAACTTGCAAATGCAAAAGATTGGCAAAAATACGCAGCAGCACCAAAGCGTGAAGCGTTATTAGAAGAAGTAAGTGCCTTAGTGAGCGAAGAGTGCACCGATCCACAACAACGTGCAGAGCAAGTGAAAGTGCTACGTAAACGTTGGAATGAGTTAGGTCGTTTAGATACCGACGAAGAAAAGCAACAAGGCGTACAGTTTGATGAAAAAATTGAGCTGTTATTTGCACCTTGTCGTAGTTACTTTGCAGAGCAAGAAGTACAACGCGAAGCATCAAAAGCACAACGCGAAAATATTATTAGCGATATGCACGCACTGCATTTGCAGGCTACTTCAGAGGATAACTTTGATTGGAAGCAATATGAAAGCCAATACAATCGTTTAAATAAAGCGTGGCGCAGTATAGGTAAAGTTGATCCTAAAACATACCGCACATTAAATGACAGCTACAAAAACGAACAGCAACAAGTACTGGCTTTATTAAACGCATTTCATAAAAGTAATGCCGCACTTAAAAATGAATTAGTAGAAAAAGCGCAGCAATTGTCTCAAAGTGATGATTTGGCTGCGGCTTGTCAAGAGTTGAAGCAGATGCAGCAGCAATGGCAAACTATTGGTTTTGCAGGCTTGAAAGCTGAAAATGCGTTATGGCAAAAATTTCGTCAGTTTAATGACGAAACATTTACTAAGCGTAGTAGTGAGTTTGAGCAGCAAAAACTTGAGCAAAACGAGTCAGATAAACAAGCAGCAGCAGAACTTACTGAGCTTGAAGCAGCATTGAGTGATGTTAACCAAAGAGCGCAGTTGCACGACCTAGAAACGAAAGTAAAAGGGTACGCTCAATTTAGATCATTATCGCCTAAGGTAACTAAATTATTAGCAGCCATTGAAGATAAACTTGCCTTGCTTATCAGTAAATCAGAGCAAGCTAATTTAGATGCGTTAATTACAGCACTTGAAAACAATGAAGCGTTACCAAGTCAGTATCAAGCACCGCTCAAAACAGCATTAAATACAGAACAGCTTATTACGCGCATGGAAATACTAGCGAACGTCAGTTCAACTGATAAATCTCTTAGAATGGCAGAGCAAGTAGCCATGTTAGATGACAAACATCGTGGCGAACATGCTGATTTAAACTATTATTTAAAACAGTTATTAGCGCTCAGTGCCGGTTCAGTTGAACCTGACACACTAACGCGACTTAAAGCGACACTTGCAGCTTAATGCATTAAAAACAGCATAATATTTGCTGGTTGCTATTTTACTAAGCCGCTTTAATAGCGGCTTTTTTATGTATCACTAATTCATAAACAAAAGGGTTCTCATGAGAATTTTAGTTATTATCGCAGCGCTATTATTAACTGCCTGTAATACTACGCAAGGCATTTCAGTGTATTCATTTACCAACGCTGAGGTTGAGGCTGTACTGGGTAAGCAATTACCAAAGTTAAGTGAAAAAATAAGCTTGATGGGTTTACCGGTTAAGTTTGATGTAAACGACTTAAGTGTCAATATTGGCCCAGATAACCGCGATGTTGTTGTGCTGGGTGCAGATTCAAGCGCTGAAATCAATGCTTTTGCACTTAAATATCCAGTGCGTTTAAAGCTGCAAATTGAAGGGAGCCCGTTTTACGACAGTGAAAAAAAAGCAGTCTTTTTACGTAATATTAAGTTGCTCGATTCGAGCGTTGATGCCGGTGGTTTTAAAGGCAACATAGGCGCACTAGATAGCCAAGCAATGGATGTTATAAATGCCTTTTTAGCGGTTAACCCTGTTTACACATTAAATATGGATGACCCTAAAATGATGCTACTCAGTAAGCTTCCACTCGATATGAAAATAGTTAAAGGTGCAATTAAATTGGTACCTCACCTTTAAGTAGATCTGGCTGGTTAAAATATACGTATCAATTAGCCTGACTCTCAGGCTAATTAGGTTTTAATATTATGGCAGCACCTCTTACAGTGCCCACCTCTCGACTCTCTCGCTTTGCAAAATTAGGCTCACTCGCAACAGGTGTTGCTACCAACATGTTAGTTGATGGCGCTAAGAGCGCATTAACCGGTAAAGGTTGGAATAATAAAAGCTTACTACTACAACCTAAAAACATTGAAAAACTAGCCATGCAGTTATCACATTTACGTGGTGCAGCAATGAAGCTCGGGCAATTGCTCTCAATGGATGCCGGTGATTTACTTAGTCCTGAATTGGCCCAGTTACTTGCTTTACTGCGCTCAGACGCGAATCCAATGCCGCATAAACAACTTGTAGAAGTGCTAAAAACGCAATGGGGGGATGAGTGGCTAGCGCGTTTTTCTCATATTGAGCTAAGGCCTTTTGCCGCAGCTTCTATAGGGCAAGTTCATTTAGCTTATAAAGAAAATGGCGATCAGCTTGCTGTTAAAATCCAATACCCAGGTATTGCAAAAAGTGTAGTGAGCGATGTTGATAACGTAATTTCGTTATTAACACTTTCTCGATTACTTCCTAAGGATCTTAATATTAAGCCGCTTATTAGTGAAGCCAAAGCACAGTTATTAGCAGAGGCTGATTACACGCGAGAAGCGCAATATTTAATACGTTATAAAAGTGCGCTAGCAGAGAACGAACACTTTAAAGTGCCCAATGTATATATTGAGCACAGCACACAACAAGTGCTTACTATGGAATATATAAAGGCAGAGCCTATTGAGAGCATTACAGAGCTACCTGATAGTCAAAAAAGCTTTGTTGCAGAGCAACTGATTGATTTGTTTTTCAAAGAAATGTTTGAATTTAAATTGATTCAAACCGACCCTAACTTTGCCAACTTTCATTACCAGCTTGATACACAAAAAATTGTTTTATTTGATCTTGGCGCAACGCGAGAAATATCACCCAAGCTTAGCGAAGGTTACTTAGCATTGTTTAAAGCCGGTAGCGAAAACAACCGAGAAGGTGTGCTTAAAGCGGCTTCACACATTGGTTATTTTCAAAATGACTTAGTTGATGAGTATAAAAACAACGTCATTGATTTATTTTTAATGGCGTGCGAGCCACTAAGAGCAGAAGGGGAATTTGATTTTAAAAATAGCGAACTCGCGCTCAATATTAAAAATGCAGGGCTTGCCCTCAGTGCGCAATCTCAGCAATGGCATACACCGCCCGTTGATGCGCTATTTATTCACCGAAAACTTGCAGGACTTTATTTAATAGCCGCAAGGCTAGGTGCAAAAATAGACATTAAAACGTTATTTAAGCACTATTTATAGCGTTTTAATGAACGCTTGAGTGCATTTAAAGTAATGAGTGCACTTAGCGTATGAAATTGTCATAATGCTCGTGATATTTCGCGAGGTGTATTTATGATAAAACAATTTTTAAACGATCCTAAGTTATTGCTAAACGCAGTAGGTGAGGGCATATACGGTTTTGACCTATCGGGTAATGCGGTATTTGTAAATCCTGCAGCTGAACGTATGACGGGTTGGTGTGCTGATGAACTTTTAGGTAAAAAAATACATCAATATCATCATCATACTCATGCTGATGGGACGCCTTATCCCGCTGACGAATGCCAAATATATTGCACCATGTTTGATGGCAAACGCCGTGAAGTAAAAAATGAAGTTTTTTGGCGCAAAGACGGTAGCTCATTTGCAGTTGAATACACCTCAACACCCGTGTATCAAAATAACCAATTGATTGGTGCTGTAGCGGTATTTCGCGATATATCACAGCAACAACGCACACAAAATGCATTGCAAGAGGCACTTGAAAAAGTAAAGCACTTAAGCGAGCAGCTAAAAGATGAAAACAACTACTTAATTGCAGAACTTAACGAAGATTGGCAAGACTCAGGGTTAGTTGGACAAAGCCATATATTTCAAACCATGTTAGATCAAATAAAACTGGTAAGTGAAACCGACAGCACAGTGCTTATACTTGGCGAAAATGGCACGGGTAAAGAGTTAGTAGCCCGTAATTTGTATCGGCTTAGTAAACGCAGTAATCAAGCCTTTATAAAAGTAAATTGCGCTGCATTTACACCGAGCTTACTAGAGTCGGAACTGTTTGGTCATGAAAAGGGCGCGTTTACAGGTGCCAATGAGCGTCGTAAAGGGCGTTTTGAACTTGCTGATAAAGGCACCTTGTTTTTAGATGAAATAGCAGAGCTTCCGCTTGAGGCGCAAAGTAAATTACTGAGAGTCCTGCAAGAACAAGAGTTTGAACGTGTGGGTGGCAGCAATACGCTAAAAGTAAGTATTAGAGTAATTGCAGCGACTAACCGCAACCTGTGGGAAATGGTACAAAAAGGCACGTTTAGAATTGATTTGTATTATCGGCTTAATGTATTTCCTATTAAAGTCCCGTCCCTTAAAGATCGAAAAGAAGACATTCCTTATTTGTGCGCTAATTTAATTGCGCAGTTAAATAAACGGCTCGGGAAACATTTAAAGGGGCTAAGTAAAAAAGCAATTATGCAGCTGCAAGCCTACGATTGGCCAGGAAATATTAGAGAGCTGCAAAATGTACTTGAGCGCGAAGCTATTTTATCTAATCAGGCTGTACTGCAGCTAAGCCAGCCTTTGCAAGCGGGTGGTGAAGTAGTTATTAATCCATTACTTACGTTAGATGAAGCCCAAAAGCAACATATAACAACTGTACTAGCGCTCTCGCACTGGCAAATATCGGGTGATAAAGGGGCGTCTGTTAAACTGGGCTTACCGGAGAGTACACTACGTTCAAAAATGCGAAAGTTAGGGATTACTAAATATTCGTGATATATCGCGTTATTCGTTTTATATCGCGAATTAATTTTTTCTATACTGGAGTAACTTCTTTAATATCAATGTATTAATTAAAGTTTCAGCTTGGTCTGAAAGTTGCAAATACTTGCTTAATACCCGTCATTATGAAGCAAGTACTATGAAGTTTGATATTAAAGAAGAAGACATGATCATTAAGCCCTATAACACCGAAGGGCCAATTTATATCCGCGAGCAAAAAGGGTTTTTTCAGCGTATACGCCGTAATTTAGGTTGGCTGTTAATGCTGACTTTTATTGCAATACCGTGGATCCAATATAACGGACAACAAGCTGTGCTGCTTGATGTGGCAACGCAAACCTTTACTATTTTTGGTTTAACACTCCTTCCTCAAGATTTTATGATTTTAGCCTTACTGTTTATGGTGGGCGCTTTTGCGTTATTTTTTGTAACTAATTGGCTTGGTCGAGTCTGGTGTGGTTACACCTGCCCGCAAACAATATGGATGCTCATGTTTTCGTGGGTAGAGCAACGCATAGAAGGCACGCGAAATCAGCGTATTAAATTAGATAAATCACAGTGGACGTTAAGTACTTGGCGCAAAAAAATAACTAAGCACAGTGCGTGGATTGTTATTTCGATTTTAACCGCCACCTCGTTTATGGCGTATTTTATTCCGGCAAAAAGTTTGTATATGGAAATGCTTACGTTTGAATGGTCAGGTATTACAGGATTTTGGGTGTTTTTATTCGCTTTTTGTACTTATGGTAATGCCGGGTTTCTACGTGAAAAAATGTGCACAATTGCTTGCCCGTATTCTCGTTTTCAGGCTGTTATGTTTGATAAAGATACGTTGCTTGTTACCTATGATAGCGAACGAGGTGAAAACCGAGGACCGCGTAAACGTAAAGCCGATCCAAAAGAGCTTAACTTAGGTGACTGTGTAGACTGTAACTTATGTGTAGAGGTATGCCCTGCAGGAATAGACATTCGAAATGGCTTGCAATATGAATGTATAAACTGTGGCTTATGTATTGATGCTTGCGACGACACCATGAATAAGTTTGGTTACGAAAAAGGCTTAATTAAATACGCCAGTGAAAAACAAATGGAAGGGGGCAAAACCAATCCATTTAGATTAAAACTAGTAGGATACGGCGCATTAACGGCTTTGTTAATAATTTCTATGTTTGCATGGATGTTGCAACGTACACCAATAGAAGCCTCAGTATTACGCGACAGAAATGCGCTTTATAGAGTGAACTACGAGGGCCTAGTAGAAAACCCTTACACGCTCACTATTATTAATAAAACGCAGCAAGCACTGCATTACACTATTGCCATAGAGGGTTTACCAGGAGCAACGCTGTCAAGTCCAAGTTCTACACTTATACAGCCAGGTGTGATGAAAAGAGTCCCTGTTACAGTAACAGCCGATGGTTACGATATTGAGCGTAAAGTCAGCAAGTTACAATTTATTGTAACGGCGCAAGAAGACGCCAGTATTACTATAACTAAAGATAGTCAGTTTTATAAAAACTGAAAAGATTAATTATTTACACAGGCTCAACCAAACCAGCCACAATGCCCAAGCAGTATATCTACTTGGGCATTGTTTTTATTTTGATTGCTTGTTAATGATAAATTTAAGTGCACTATCAATTACAGCTACTTGAGCCAAAATACATTCTTCATCTGTGGCTGTTGGACTATCAGGGTATACCTCTGTTGTGGTTACATAGGGTGCATCAGTAAAGCCCATACACAAACCTAGATCGCGAGCAGCATAGTTAATTACACCAAATTGCTCTTGAGCTACGCCTATTAACTGGTTGTTTTCATCGCTCGGTGCAATGTGCGTGACCTTTGCCACATCTTCGATAATTAC contains:
- the ccoG gene encoding cytochrome c oxidase accessory protein CcoG, giving the protein MKFDIKEEDMIIKPYNTEGPIYIREQKGFFQRIRRNLGWLLMLTFIAIPWIQYNGQQAVLLDVATQTFTIFGLTLLPQDFMILALLFMVGAFALFFVTNWLGRVWCGYTCPQTIWMLMFSWVEQRIEGTRNQRIKLDKSQWTLSTWRKKITKHSAWIVISILTATSFMAYFIPAKSLYMEMLTFEWSGITGFWVFLFAFCTYGNAGFLREKMCTIACPYSRFQAVMFDKDTLLVTYDSERGENRGPRKRKADPKELNLGDCVDCNLCVEVCPAGIDIRNGLQYECINCGLCIDACDDTMNKFGYEKGLIKYASEKQMEGGKTNPFRLKLVGYGALTALLIISMFAWMLQRTPIEASVLRDRNALYRVNYEGLVENPYTLTIINKTQQALHYTIAIEGLPGATLSSPSSTLIQPGVMKRVPVTVTADGYDIERKVSKLQFIVTAQEDASITITKDSQFYKN
- a CDS encoding DUF1439 domain-containing protein, which encodes MRILVIIAALLLTACNTTQGISVYSFTNAEVEAVLGKQLPKLSEKISLMGLPVKFDVNDLSVNIGPDNRDVVVLGADSSAEINAFALKYPVRLKLQIEGSPFYDSEKKAVFLRNIKLLDSSVDAGGFKGNIGALDSQAMDVINAFLAVNPVYTLNMDDPKMMLLSKLPLDMKIVKGAIKLVPHL
- a CDS encoding sigma-54 interaction domain-containing protein, with protein sequence MIKQFLNDPKLLLNAVGEGIYGFDLSGNAVFVNPAAERMTGWCADELLGKKIHQYHHHTHADGTPYPADECQIYCTMFDGKRREVKNEVFWRKDGSSFAVEYTSTPVYQNNQLIGAVAVFRDISQQQRTQNALQEALEKVKHLSEQLKDENNYLIAELNEDWQDSGLVGQSHIFQTMLDQIKLVSETDSTVLILGENGTGKELVARNLYRLSKRSNQAFIKVNCAAFTPSLLESELFGHEKGAFTGANERRKGRFELADKGTLFLDEIAELPLEAQSKLLRVLQEQEFERVGGSNTLKVSIRVIAATNRNLWEMVQKGTFRIDLYYRLNVFPIKVPSLKDRKEDIPYLCANLIAQLNKRLGKHLKGLSKKAIMQLQAYDWPGNIRELQNVLEREAILSNQAVLQLSQPLQAGGEVVINPLLTLDEAQKQHITTVLALSHWQISGDKGASVKLGLPESTLRSKMRKLGITKYS
- a CDS encoding DUF349 domain-containing protein, whose translation is MIFKHLFTPKWKHPKQQVRLDAIEKLDIERDATILNTLALEDSSAEIRRKALQKVNDLPLWWKAYKQDQALKDIAELQISNAVLNSESTLAPQIKNEYIERFAPVKTLEKLAFAEKELLVRVKLLKRLANPKLVEKAFKEGSEELQTQLVELVITHQLIKQLVKHAKGGAKAALNTHIENERLAIEMPLQVESATRVILAKLNALREKTDFALVNPQASDLIAQWQALELKWLSDERVKLLDEKYTSITTKLDAHIEQLKALHDKEQQQLALQQRQLLALATLEALSDEIENALQLGLETPEQIQQDWLDAKVAQAKQAISETELANNTQSKLAVSKLEKLFTQVTKLPELTTAIKEYKLAFAALCEIKPAEGLAQYDETLTAFNRGFKAARNHLNILDGALQSTFKTQLSAHKKQFLAPMNELIKPLEKNQSQAKRKVRDVKRLIEEGRFNVAFGVFKGFEELFNTLTEQYQQPLVNIKADLEAQLANAKDWQKYAAAPKREALLEEVSALVSEECTDPQQRAEQVKVLRKRWNELGRLDTDEEKQQGVQFDEKIELLFAPCRSYFAEQEVQREASKAQRENIISDMHALHLQATSEDNFDWKQYESQYNRLNKAWRSIGKVDPKTYRTLNDSYKNEQQQVLALLNAFHKSNAALKNELVEKAQQLSQSDDLAAACQELKQMQQQWQTIGFAGLKAENALWQKFRQFNDETFTKRSSEFEQQKLEQNESDKQAAAELTELEAALSDVNQRAQLHDLETKVKGYAQFRSLSPKVTKLLAAIEDKLALLISKSEQANLDALITALENNEALPSQYQAPLKTALNTEQLITRMEILANVSSTDKSLRMAEQVAMLDDKHRGEHADLNYYLKQLLALSAGSVEPDTLTRLKATLAA
- a CDS encoding ABC1 kinase family protein, whose translation is MAAPLTVPTSRLSRFAKLGSLATGVATNMLVDGAKSALTGKGWNNKSLLLQPKNIEKLAMQLSHLRGAAMKLGQLLSMDAGDLLSPELAQLLALLRSDANPMPHKQLVEVLKTQWGDEWLARFSHIELRPFAAASIGQVHLAYKENGDQLAVKIQYPGIAKSVVSDVDNVISLLTLSRLLPKDLNIKPLISEAKAQLLAEADYTREAQYLIRYKSALAENEHFKVPNVYIEHSTQQVLTMEYIKAEPIESITELPDSQKSFVAEQLIDLFFKEMFEFKLIQTDPNFANFHYQLDTQKIVLFDLGATREISPKLSEGYLALFKAGSENNREGVLKAASHIGYFQNDLVDEYKNNVIDLFLMACEPLRAEGEFDFKNSELALNIKNAGLALSAQSQQWHTPPVDALFIHRKLAGLYLIAARLGAKIDIKTLFKHYL
- a CDS encoding YeaC family protein, which produces MNIDNLVQNITPELFERLQYGASTGKWPDGTVLSDEQKQQTVQLVMLYQAKVAQSNEQFTIGANGEMIQKTKAQLQKEFKSDNEIARFSEHDL